Below is a window of Entelurus aequoreus isolate RoL-2023_Sb linkage group LG07, RoL_Eaeq_v1.1, whole genome shotgun sequence DNA.
atgtgtaataatgtgtattattcatgttgaatgtgtaattatgtgtattattcatgtttaatgtgtaataatgtgtattattcatgcttgaatgtgtaataacgtgtattattcatgcttgaatgtgtaataacgtgtattattcatgttgaatgtgtaataacgtgtattattcatgttgaatgtgtaataacgtgtattattcatgttgaatgtgtaataacgtgtattattcatgttgaatgtgtaataacgtgtattattcatgcttgaatgtgtaataatgtgtattattcatgttgaatgtgtaataacgtgtattattcatgcttgaatgtgtaataacgtgtattattcatgttgaatgtgtaataacgtgtattattcatgttgaatgtgtaataacgtgtattattcatgtttaatgtgtaataacgtgtattattcatgttgaatgtgtaataacgtgtattattcatgttgaatgtgtaataacgtgtattattcatgttgaatgtgtaataacgtgtattattcatgttgaatgtgtaataatgtgtattattcatgtttaatGTGTAATAACGTGTATTATTCATGCTTGAATGTGGCTCCATACGTCACTGATGGGCCTCGTTGAGTAATAATACTTGCTATCAGCCGTGAAAAAACCAGCAGCCGATCTCTAATTGAGAGATTTTAAATTGCAATTTAGTGGAGACAAATCCCAAATGGGTGTGTCCTTCAAAGTGTGCAGGTATGGTACGTTGACACCGGTGAAAAACTGGATTTCTGtgacaaaaaacaacatacactacagttcaaaagtttggggtcacccaaacaattttgtgtttgagccttcatttctaagaacaagaatagactgtggagtttcagatgaaagttctctttttctggccattttgagcgtttaattgaccccacaaatgtgatgctccagaaagtcaatctgctcaaaggaaggtcagttttgtagcttctgtaacgagctaaagtgttttcagatgtgtgaacatgattgcacaagggttttctaatcatcaattagccttctgagctaatgagcaaacacattgtaccattagaacactggagtgatagttgccggaaatgggcctctatacacctatgtagatattgcaccaaaaagcagacatttgcagctagaatagtcatttaccacattagcaatgtatagagtgtatttctgtaaagttaagactagtttaaagttatcttcattgaaaaataaggacattttaatgtgaccccaaacttttgaacggtagtgtatatgagcCAGGACTTTTCTGAAGATGTAATGGTAATGAAAGTTCTTTATGAAGCAGTTTGAGCTTCAAGTGTAGAGTTGTGCTGGACACACCTTTTAGAGAAGGGCACCTCTGAGGACACGGTGATCTTACTCTTGCTCCTCTCGATGGACACCACACCTCCACCAAGGTTGCCAGCTTTACCGTTCACCTTGATGCGCTCCTGGAGGAACTGCTCCTGCAGGTGGAGGAAGTGATGAGTGCTGGTCGACACGTGTCAGCGGCCACAAGAAGACAACTTACAAAGTTAGCAGCGTCCATGAACAAGAAGACAACTTACAAAGTTAGCAGCGTCCATCAACAAGAAGACAACTTACAAAGTTAGCAGCGTCCATCAACAAGAAGACAACTTACAAAGTTAGCAGCGTCCATCAACAAGAAGACAACTTACAAAGTTAGCAGCGTCCATGAACAAGAAGACAACTTACAAAGTTAGCAGCGTCCATGAACAAGAAGACAACTTACAAAGTTAGCAGCGTCCATCAACAAGAAGACAACTTACAAAGTTAGCAGCGTCCATGAACAAGAAGACAACTTACAAAGTTAGCAGCGTCCATGAACAAGAAGACAACTTACAAAGTTAGCAGCGTCCATGAACAAGAAGACAACTTACAAAGTTAGCAGCGTCCATGAACAAGAAGACAACTTACAAAGTTAGCAGCGTCCATGAACAAGAAGACAACTTACAAAGTTAGCAGCGTCCATGAACAAGAAGACAACTTACAAAGTTAGCAGCGTCCATCAACAAGAAGACAACTTACAAAGTTAGCAGCGTCCATGAACAAGAAGACAACTTACAAAGTTAGCAGCGTCCATGAACAAGAAGACAACTTACAAAGTTAGCAGCGTCCATGAACAAGAAGACAACTTACAAAGTTAGCAGCGTCCATCAACAAGAAGACAACTTACAAAGTTAGCAGCGTCCATCAACAAGAAGACAACTTACAAAGTTAGCAGCGTCCATCAACAAGAAGACAACTTACAAAGTTAGCAGCGTCCATGAACAAGAAGACAACTTACAAAGTTAGCAGCGTCCATCAACAAGAAGACAACTTACAAAGTTAGCAGCGTCCATGAACAAGAAGACAACTTACAAAGTTAGCAGCGTCCATCAACAAGAAGACAACTTACAAAGTTAGCAGCGTCCATGAACAAGAAGACAACTTACAAAGTTAGCAGCGTCCATCAACAAGAAGACAACTTACAAAGTTAGCAGCGTCCATGAACAAGAAGACAACTTACAAAGTTAGCAGCGTCCATCAACAAGAAGACAACTTACAAAGTTAGCAGCGTCCATGAACAAGAAGACAACTTACAAAGTTAGCAGCGTCCATCAACAAGAAGACAACTTACAAAGTTAGCAGCGTCCATGAACAAGAAGACAACTTACAAAGTTAGCAGCGTCCATCAACAAGAAGACAACTTACAAAGTTAGCAGCGTCCATCAACAAGAAGACAACTTACAAAGTTAGCAGCGTCCATGAACAGGAAGACAACTTACAAAGTTAGCAGCGTCCATGAACAAGAAGACAACTTACAAAGTTAGCAGCGTCCATCAACAAGAAGACAACTTACAAAGTTAGCAGCGTCCATGAACAAGAAGACAACTTACAAAGTTAGCAGGGTCCATGAACAAGAAGACAACTTACAAAGTTAGCAGCGTCCATGAACAAGAAGACAACTTACAAAGTTAGCAGCGTCCATGAACAAGAAGACAACTTACAAAGTTAGCAGGGTCCATGAACAAGAAGACAACTTACAAAGTTAGCAGCGTCCATGAACAAGAAGACAACTTACAAAGTTAGCAGCGTCCATCAACAAGAAGACAACTTACAAAGTTAGCAGCGTCCATCAACAAGAAGACAACTTACAAAGTTAGCAGCATCCATGATGCCATCTTCCACCGGGTGGGTGCAGTCCAACGTGAATTTAAGGACCTGCTTCTTCTTCTTGCCACCTTTACCACTGTTCTGCTTCTTCTGCTGCTGACACACACATTGTGttcattgacacacacacacattgtttacagcatttgacacacacacattgtgttgtttgacacatacacatactgcatTTTTTGGAGTCACACataaagagtgttactaaaacggccttctttcatctccgtaatatcactaaaatgtgttccatattGTCCACTCTTCATTAccatggcttcctgtgcacttaatatgtgactttaaggttttactacttaggtataaatACTAAAAGGtgtatcttgctgactgtattgtaccatatgtcccagcaggaaatctgccttcaa
It encodes the following:
- the LOC133653284 gene encoding large ribosomal subunit protein eL22 isoform X2, which gives rise to MAPIQKKQNSGKGGKKKKQVLKFTLDCTHPVEDGIMDAANFEQFLQERIKVNGKAGNLGGGVVSIERSKSKITVSSEVPFSKRYLKYLTKKYLKKNNLRDWLRVVANTKESYELRYFQINQDEEEEEDED
- the LOC133653284 gene encoding large ribosomal subunit protein eL22 isoform X1; this encodes MAPIQQKKQNSGKGGKKKKQVLKFTLDCTHPVEDGIMDAANFEQFLQERIKVNGKAGNLGGGVVSIERSKSKITVSSEVPFSKRYLKYLTKKYLKKNNLRDWLRVVANTKESYELRYFQINQDEEEEEDED